The Blastocatellia bacterium region CCGTTTGTCAATGTCGGCGACCGCGTCGAAGCCGATCAGGTCGTTTGCATCATCGAAGCGATGAAGCTGATGAACGAGATTCAGGCTGAAATCAGCGGCGTGATCGCCGAAATCTACGTCCAGAACGGCCAGCCCGTCGAATACGGCCAGCCGCTGTTTGGGATAACGACCTAGAAGTCAGGAGTCAGAAGACCGAAGTCAGAATGGAAAGGGGCCGGCCTCGCCCCCACTTTTATTCTGACTCCTGACTCCTGACTCCTGACTCCTGACTCCTATGTTTAAAAAAATTCTCATCGCCAATCGCGGAGAGATTGCCATGCGCGTCATCTGGGCGTGCAAGGAGCTTGGCATTCCGACGGTTGCGGTGTATTCGGAAGCTGACCGCGACGCGCTGCACGTGCGCTTCGCCGACGCCGCCATTTGCATTGGGCCGGCGCCTTCGGCGAAGAGCTACCTGAATATTCCCGCCATCATTTCCGCCGCCGAGATCGCCAACGTTGACGCCATCCATCCGGGCTATGGCTTTCTCGCCGAGAACGCTTACTTTGCCGAAGTCTGCGAAGCCTGCAACATTAAATTCATCGGCCCGCGCCCCGAAACGATCAAGCTGATGGGCGACAAAGCGCAGGCGCGGGCGGCGATGAAGGCTGCCGGCATGCCGATCACGCCCGGCTACGATGGCATTATCGAAGAAGAAGAGGAAGCAATCCGCATTGCCGCAAGTATCGGTTACCCGGTGATCATCAAAGCATCCGCCGGCGGCGGCGGTCGCGGTATGCGCATCGTCCGCAATCCCTCTGAGCTGCTGACGGCGCTGCCTGCGGCGCGTCACGAGGCGGAAGTCGCTTTTAACAATCCCGCGGTCTACATCGAAAAATATATCGAGGTCGCGCGCCACATCGAGATTCAGGTCATGGGCGACACGCTCGGCAACGTGGTGCATCTTGGCGAGCGTGAATGCTCGATCCAGCGCCGTCACCAGAAGCTGATCGAAGAATCGCCGTCGCCGGCGCTGACCCCTGCGCTCAGGCAGGCGATGGGCGAAGCGGCGGTGCAGGCGTGTCGCGAAATCGGCTACGTTAACGCCGGCACCATTGAGTTCTTGCTCGACGAGAACCTGAATTATTACTTCATGGAGATGAACACGCGCATACAGGTCGAGCATCCGGTGACCGAGTTTGTGACCAACACCGATCTGGTGCGCGAGCAGATACTGATCGCTGCCGGCTACCCGCTGGAGTTCGAGCAGGACGAGATTGGCTTTAGCGGCCATTCCATCGAGTGCCGTATCAACGCCGAATCGCCGACCACCTATGCGCCGTCGCCGGGGTTGATTACGACGCTGAACCTGCCGGGTGGCCCCGGTGTGCGCATTGACACGGCGGCTTATCCGGGGTGGTTCGTGCCGCCGCATTACGATTCGCTGATCGCCAAGTTGATCGTCCACCACCGCACGCGCGACATGGCCATCGCGCGAATGCGCCGGGCGCTGGAAGCCTTCATCGTCGAAGGGATCGAAACCAGTATCCCCCTCGACCAGCGGATTCTCGCCGACG contains the following coding sequences:
- the accC gene encoding acetyl-CoA carboxylase biotin carboxylase subunit yields the protein MFKKILIANRGEIAMRVIWACKELGIPTVAVYSEADRDALHVRFADAAICIGPAPSAKSYLNIPAIISAAEIANVDAIHPGYGFLAENAYFAEVCEACNIKFIGPRPETIKLMGDKAQARAAMKAAGMPITPGYDGIIEEEEEAIRIAASIGYPVIIKASAGGGGRGMRIVRNPSELLTALPAARHEAEVAFNNPAVYIEKYIEVARHIEIQVMGDTLGNVVHLGERECSIQRRHQKLIEESPSPALTPALRQAMGEAAVQACREIGYVNAGTIEFLLDENLNYYFMEMNTRIQVEHPVTEFVTNTDLVREQILIAAGYPLEFEQDEIGFSGHSIECRINAESPTTYAPSPGLITTLNLPGGPGVRIDTAAYPGWFVPPHYDSLIAKLIVHHRTRDMAIARMRRALEAFIVEGIETSIPLDQRILADADFQAGKMSTKFMERFIPARAAKKSEQKASAGE